A portion of the Candidatus Poribacteria bacterium genome contains these proteins:
- a CDS encoding phage integrase family protein produces MKGTRPLDNNEIRRVSACFTGTFEARNRGLFMLGVSTGGRISELLSLTIGDVWQNRAAVTDLLYNRSIVKGGEVSRAVPVNRDGRQAIADLITWHRKRYNTTHKRRPLFPSRNGRGRQRMSRRTAHDVLKAAFEAAGLNGHLATHSLRKSFAQRLYERTGDIFAVQEMLGHKNVATTQKYLGVNYASVRDALEEMAVSGELHITTILGSSLKNDANEALFLELALRGYDLSKLRDEENTAEILKVS; encoded by the coding sequence ATGAAGGGAACCCGACCCCTCGATAACAACGAAATCCGCAGAGTCTCCGCATGCTTCACCGGCACCTTTGAAGCCCGCAATCGTGGGCTCTTCATGCTCGGTGTCTCCACTGGCGGACGCATCTCCGAACTTTTGAGCCTCACCATCGGCGACGTCTGGCAGAACCGTGCCGCCGTCACCGACCTGCTCTACAACAGATCCATCGTCAAAGGCGGGGAAGTCTCAAGAGCCGTTCCAGTGAACCGGGACGGCAGACAAGCCATTGCCGATCTCATAACGTGGCACCGGAAGCGATACAACACCACGCATAAACGCCGACCACTCTTCCCATCGAGAAACGGACGCGGCAGACAGCGGATGTCGCGACGCACAGCACACGATGTCCTGAAAGCCGCCTTTGAAGCCGCAGGACTCAACGGACACCTCGCCACACACTCCCTCCGCAAGAGTTTCGCACAGCGACTTTACGAGCGCACCGGTGATATCTTCGCTGTCCAGGAGATGTTAGGCCATAAAAACGTCGCGACGACTCAGAAATACTTAGGCGTCAACTACGCCTCCGTCCGGGATGCGTTAGAGGAAATGGCGGTCTCCGGCGAACTGCACATAACTACAATTTTGGGCAGTTCATTGAAAAATGACGCCAATGAAGCCCTCTTTTTGGAACTCGCCCTCCGAGGATACGACCTCTCAAAACTCCGAGACGAGGAAAACACTGCCGAGATCCTTAAGGTATCATAA
- a CDS encoding DUF262 domain-containing protein: MIKPSLCNAERRDFKLFDNQPKLLKFAGLLEKRLFEIPRYQRSYSWRRTEREDMFKDIRKLKEKPGTSHFMATVVGLHDKKVKIGTDEYDVIDIVDGQQRLTTLVILLKVIAEKLVLLLNDADTDMITLALPDIFSLPDDMNDADEGVTIQKADLQRELRDLQELLVKPDKLSPVLLQTNHDQSHYFVNFLREGTYPKVSHAKTLADRELLSAMNECKDFVQRWGDPIELLILLKNHLWFILHEISDVETVYTVFEVLNDRGLEVSWLGQSWPTYKRTSSDLG; encoded by the coding sequence ATCATAAAACCAAGTCTATGTAACGCTGAAAGGAGAGATTTCAAATTGTTTGATAATCAACCGAAACTCCTAAAATTTGCCGGTCTGCTTGAAAAACGCCTATTCGAGATACCTCGTTATCAACGTTCCTATTCATGGCGGCGCACAGAGCGTGAGGATATGTTCAAAGATATTCGCAAACTTAAGGAGAAGCCAGGAACTTCGCATTTTATGGCAACAGTTGTCGGACTCCATGATAAGAAAGTCAAAATTGGAACCGATGAATATGACGTTATAGATATCGTAGATGGGCAACAACGATTGACGACGCTCGTGATTCTGCTGAAGGTTATTGCAGAAAAACTGGTTCTGTTGCTCAACGATGCTGACACAGATATGATTACCCTAGCACTACCTGACATCTTCTCACTCCCAGATGACATGAACGATGCTGACGAAGGTGTGACGATCCAAAAAGCAGACCTTCAACGGGAACTACGGGACCTTCAAGAACTTCTCGTCAAGCCGGATAAGTTAAGCCCCGTTCTACTACAAACAAATCATGATCAAAGTCATTACTTTGTTAACTTTCTCAGAGAGGGAACCTACCCGAAGGTTTCACATGCCAAAACCCTTGCAGACCGCGAGTTATTAAGCGCAATGAACGAATGCAAAGATTTTGTCCAGAGGTGGGGGGATCCGATTGAACTCTTAATCCTACTCAAGAATCATCTTTGGTTCATACTTCATGAGATTAGTGATGTGGAAACCGTCTATACCGTTTTTGAAGTGCTAAACGACAGAGGACTTGAGGTCTCTTGGTTAGGGCAATCGTGGCCAACATATAAAAGAACTTCATCGGATTTGGGGTGA